The proteins below are encoded in one region of Gopherus flavomarginatus isolate rGopFla2 chromosome 12, rGopFla2.mat.asm, whole genome shotgun sequence:
- the LOC127032742 gene encoding zinc finger protein 420-like isoform X19, producing MERGAEPGVPGAQGAQETPRDACTGDGPVSEAEEWDPQPEGHERVGPQRMVPGRHQENDLPSPGACEHQRENPAGERDADSAPHGAGDEGLNESMIRAAGTPHSSAPASRGTGEGLNESTIQAAGTPRNSALALNESMIQPVGSPCSSAPALNESTIRAAGMPHGSALALNESTIQPAGTPHSSVPAPRGAGEALNESTVRPAGMPRSSAPVLNESTVRPAGMPRSSAPAPQPGIGAPARATGPPTPGRQYVCPECGRAFGQSSHLTQHLRIHTGERPYVCPDCGRAFSASSNFLAHRRTHTGEKPYDCCVCGRSFRASSTLQRHRRLHTGERPYRCGHCGRAFSQSSSLAKHRRLHTGERPYRCGHCGDAFAVQSGLAAHRSRHTGERPFACPDCSKRFRRSSDLVQHQRAHTGERPFRCGHCGAGFSLASTLLNHQRGHTGERPYRCQRCGASFARSSTLARHRRGHGPEGAGRQEAEPAPQPGPLSQGSCPLPQPGTLGHSSEPLSGQDTLTQPGPLGHSSAPVTLQPPTGHGSAPAPQQPPMDHGSAPAPQEPRMGHRSDPSPQHPPMGHGSAPAPQEPPMGHGSAPAPQEPLTGHRSDPAPQQNPLGHSSAPAPQEPPLSHSSAPAPQEPPTGHRSDPAPQQTPLSQGTIDHGLGPQPGTVDHGSEPAPQQSPPARPPASQPGERPYPCLVCGKRFSRSSNLVAHQRIHAGDKPFRCPECGRGFLRGSNLRTHRRLHTGERPYPCPECGKRFGDTSVLVKHQRIHTGERPHRCPDCPRRFSQASDLVAHRRVHTGEKPYVCAECGRGFSRSSNLLTHQRLHRGERPYPCPQCGKSFGQSSDLLQHQRSHTGERPFACAQCGKAFSKGSTLTGHQRIHTGERPFACPTCGKRFRHSSHLTAHLRVHARERPL from the exons ATGGAGcgaggggcagagccaggggtcccAGGTGCCCAGGGCGCTCAGGAGACCCCGAGAGacgcctgcacag GCGATGGGCCGGTCAGCGAGGCTGAGGAGTGGGATCCCCAGCCGGAAGGGCACGAGCGAGTGGGGCCACAGAGGATGGTACCGGGACGACACCAGGAGAATgatctgcccagcccaggtgcCTGCGAGCACCAGCGGGAAAAccctgctggggagagagacgCAGACTCGGCTCCCCATGGGGCAGGCGACGAGGGGCTGAACGAATCCATGATCCGGGCGGCGGGGAcgccccacagctctgccccagcTTCCCGTGGGACTGGCGAGGGGCTGAACGAATCCACGATCCAGGCAGCGGGAACACCCCGCAACTCTGCCCTGGCACTGAACGAATCCATGATCCAGCCggtggggtcaccctgcagctctGCCCCAGCGCTGAATGAATCCACGATCCGGGCGGCGGGGATGCCCCACGGCTCTGCCCTG GCGCTGAACGAATCCACGATCCAGCCGGCGGGGACGCCCCACAGCTCTGTCCCGGCTCCCCGCGGGGCCGGCGAGGCGCTGAACGAATCCACGGTCCGGCCAGCGGGGATGCCCCGCAGCTCTGCCCCGGTGCTGAACGAATCCACAGTCCGGCCAGCGGGGATGCCCCGCAGCTCTGCCCCAGCGCCCCAGCCGGGGATCGGCGCCCCAGCGAGAGCTACCGGGCCCCCGACCCCCGGGCGGCAGTACGTCTGCCCCGAGTGCGGCCGGGCCTTCGGGCAGAGCTCCCACCTGACGCAGCACCTGCGGATCCACACGGGCGAGCGGCCCTACGTCTGCCCCGACTGCGGCCGGGCCTTCAGCGCCAGCTCCAACTTCCTGGCGCACCGGCGCACGCACACGGGCGAGAAGCCCTACGACTGCTGCGTGTGTGGGCGCAGCTTCCGTGCCAGCTCCACCCTGCAGCGGCACCGGCGCCTGCACACGGGCGAGCGCCCCTACCGCTGCGGGCACTGCGGCCGCGCCTTCTCCCAGAGCTCCTCGCTGGCCAAGCACCGGCGCCTGCACACGGGCGAGCGCCCCTACCGCTGCGGCCACTGCGGGGATGCCTTCGCcgtgcagtcagggctggctgccCACCGCAGCCGGCACACGGGCGAGCGCCCCTTCGCCTGCCCCGACTGCAGCAAGCGCTTCCGGCGCAGCTCCGACCTGGTGCAGCACCAGCGCGcccacaccggggagcggcccttccgctGCGGCCACTGCGGTGCCGGCTTCAGCCTGGCCTCCACCCTGCTCAACCACCAGCGCGgccacaccggggagcggccctaccgcTGCCAGCGCTGCGGGGCCAGCTTCGCCCGCAGCTCCACCCTGGCGCGCCACCGGCGGGGCCACGGGCCTGAGGGCGCCGGGCGGCAGGAGGCAGAGCCCGCCCCCCAGCCGGGCCCCCTGAGTCagggctcctgccccctgccccagccgggCACCCTGGGTCACAGCTCAGAGCCCCTCTCTGGCCAGGACACCCTCACCCAGCCGGGCCCCCTGGGTCACAGCTCAGCTCCtgtcaccctgcagccccccacggGGCATGGGtcagctcctgccccacagcagccccccatgGATCATGggtcagctcctgccccccaggagcCCCGCATGGGTCACAGGTCAGATCCTTCCCCGCAGCACCCCCCTATGGGTCATGggtcagctcctgccccccaggagcCCCCCATGGGTCACGggtcagctcctgccccccaggagcccctcacGGGTCACAGGTCagatcctgccccacagcagaACCCCCTGGGTCATAGCTCAGCTCCTGCTCCCCAGGAGCCTCCCCTGAGTCACAgctcagctcctgccccccaggagcCCCCCACGGGTCACAGGTCAGATCCTGCCCCGCAGCAGACCCCCCTGAGTCAGGGCACCATAGAtcatggcctgggcccccagcCTGGCACTGTGGATCATGGGtcagagcctgccccccagcagagCCCCCCGGCTCGGCCCCCCGCCTCCCAGCCAGGCGAGCGCCCCTACCCGTGCCTGGTGTGTGGGAAGCGGTTCTCCCGCAGCTCCAACCTGGTGGCCCACCAGCGGATCCATGCGGGCGACAAGCCGTTCCGCTGCCCGGAGTGCGGGCGGGGCTTCCTGCGGGGCTCCAACCTGCGGACGCACCGGCGCCTGCACACGGGCGAGCGCCCCTACCCCTGCCCCGAGTGCGGCAAGCGCTTCGGCGACACCTCCGTGCTGGTCAAGCACCAGCGCATCCACACGGGCGAGCGCCCGCACCGCTGCCCCGACTGCCCCCGCCGCTTCAGCCAGGCCTCGGACCTGGTGGCCCACCGGCGGGTGCACACGGGCGAGAAGCCCTACGTCTGTGCCGAGTGCGGGCGCGGCTTCAGCCGCAGCTCCAACCTGCTGACACACCAGCGGCTGCACCGCGGCGAGCgcccctacccctgcccccagtgcggCAAGAGCTTCGGCCAGAGCTCGGacctgctgcagcaccagcgcaGCCACACCGGCGAGCGGCCCTTCGCCTGCGCCCAGTGTGGCAAAGCCTTCAGCAAGGGCTCCACCCTCACCGGGCACCAGCGCATCCACACGGGCGAGCGGCCCTTCGCCTGCCCCACCTGCGGCAAGCGTTTCCGGCACAGCTCCCACCTGACGGCCCACCTGCGGGTGCACGCCCGGGAGCGGCCACTGTGA
- the LOC127032742 gene encoding zinc finger protein 420-like isoform X17, producing the protein MERGAEPGVPGAQGAQETPRDACTGDGPVSEAEEWDPQPEGHERVGPQRMVPGRHQENDLPSPGACEHQRENPAGERDADSAPHGAGDEGLNESMIRAAGTPHSSAPASRGTGEGLNESTIQAAGTPRNSALALNESMIQPVGSPCSSAPALNESTIRAAGMPHGSALVLNKSMIQPVGSPCSSAPALNESTIQPAGTPHSSVPAPRGAGEALNESTVRPAGMPRSSAPVLNESTVRPAGMPRSSAPAPQPGIGAPARATGPPTPGRQYVCPECGRAFGQSSHLTQHLRIHTGERPYVCPDCGRAFSASSNFLAHRRTHTGEKPYDCCVCGRSFRASSTLQRHRRLHTGERPYRCGHCGRAFSQSSSLAKHRRLHTGERPYRCGHCGDAFAVQSGLAAHRSRHTGERPFACPDCSKRFRRSSDLVQHQRAHTGERPFRCGHCGAGFSLASTLLNHQRGHTGERPYRCQRCGASFARSSTLARHRRGHGPEGAGRQEAEPAPQPGPLSQGSCPLPQPGTLGHSSEPLSGQDTLTQPGPLGHSSAPVTLQPPTGHGSAPAPQQPPMDHGSAPAPQEPRMGHRSDPSPQHPPMGHGSAPAPQEPPMGHGSAPAPQEPLTGHRSDPAPQQNPLGHSSAPAPQEPPLSHSSAPAPQEPPTGHRSDPAPQQTPLSQGTIDHGLGPQPGTVDHGSEPAPQQSPPARPPASQPGERPYPCLVCGKRFSRSSNLVAHQRIHAGDKPFRCPECGRGFLRGSNLRTHRRLHTGERPYPCPECGKRFGDTSVLVKHQRIHTGERPHRCPDCPRRFSQASDLVAHRRVHTGEKPYVCAECGRGFSRSSNLLTHQRLHRGERPYPCPQCGKSFGQSSDLLQHQRSHTGERPFACAQCGKAFSKGSTLTGHQRIHTGERPFACPTCGKRFRHSSHLTAHLRVHARERPL; encoded by the exons ATGGAGcgaggggcagagccaggggtcccAGGTGCCCAGGGCGCTCAGGAGACCCCGAGAGacgcctgcacag GCGATGGGCCGGTCAGCGAGGCTGAGGAGTGGGATCCCCAGCCGGAAGGGCACGAGCGAGTGGGGCCACAGAGGATGGTACCGGGACGACACCAGGAGAATgatctgcccagcccaggtgcCTGCGAGCACCAGCGGGAAAAccctgctggggagagagacgCAGACTCGGCTCCCCATGGGGCAGGCGACGAGGGGCTGAACGAATCCATGATCCGGGCGGCGGGGAcgccccacagctctgccccagcTTCCCGTGGGACTGGCGAGGGGCTGAACGAATCCACGATCCAGGCAGCGGGAACACCCCGCAACTCTGCCCTGGCACTGAACGAATCCATGATCCAGCCggtggggtcaccctgcagctctGCCCCAGCGCTGAATGAATCCACGATCCGGGCGGCGGGGATGCCCCACGGCTCTGCCCTGGTGCTGAACAAATCCATGATCCAGCCggtggggtcaccctgcagctctGCCCCG GCGCTGAACGAATCCACGATCCAGCCGGCGGGGACGCCCCACAGCTCTGTCCCGGCTCCCCGCGGGGCCGGCGAGGCGCTGAACGAATCCACGGTCCGGCCAGCGGGGATGCCCCGCAGCTCTGCCCCGGTGCTGAACGAATCCACAGTCCGGCCAGCGGGGATGCCCCGCAGCTCTGCCCCAGCGCCCCAGCCGGGGATCGGCGCCCCAGCGAGAGCTACCGGGCCCCCGACCCCCGGGCGGCAGTACGTCTGCCCCGAGTGCGGCCGGGCCTTCGGGCAGAGCTCCCACCTGACGCAGCACCTGCGGATCCACACGGGCGAGCGGCCCTACGTCTGCCCCGACTGCGGCCGGGCCTTCAGCGCCAGCTCCAACTTCCTGGCGCACCGGCGCACGCACACGGGCGAGAAGCCCTACGACTGCTGCGTGTGTGGGCGCAGCTTCCGTGCCAGCTCCACCCTGCAGCGGCACCGGCGCCTGCACACGGGCGAGCGCCCCTACCGCTGCGGGCACTGCGGCCGCGCCTTCTCCCAGAGCTCCTCGCTGGCCAAGCACCGGCGCCTGCACACGGGCGAGCGCCCCTACCGCTGCGGCCACTGCGGGGATGCCTTCGCcgtgcagtcagggctggctgccCACCGCAGCCGGCACACGGGCGAGCGCCCCTTCGCCTGCCCCGACTGCAGCAAGCGCTTCCGGCGCAGCTCCGACCTGGTGCAGCACCAGCGCGcccacaccggggagcggcccttccgctGCGGCCACTGCGGTGCCGGCTTCAGCCTGGCCTCCACCCTGCTCAACCACCAGCGCGgccacaccggggagcggccctaccgcTGCCAGCGCTGCGGGGCCAGCTTCGCCCGCAGCTCCACCCTGGCGCGCCACCGGCGGGGCCACGGGCCTGAGGGCGCCGGGCGGCAGGAGGCAGAGCCCGCCCCCCAGCCGGGCCCCCTGAGTCagggctcctgccccctgccccagccgggCACCCTGGGTCACAGCTCAGAGCCCCTCTCTGGCCAGGACACCCTCACCCAGCCGGGCCCCCTGGGTCACAGCTCAGCTCCtgtcaccctgcagccccccacggGGCATGGGtcagctcctgccccacagcagccccccatgGATCATGggtcagctcctgccccccaggagcCCCGCATGGGTCACAGGTCAGATCCTTCCCCGCAGCACCCCCCTATGGGTCATGggtcagctcctgccccccaggagcCCCCCATGGGTCACGggtcagctcctgccccccaggagcccctcacGGGTCACAGGTCagatcctgccccacagcagaACCCCCTGGGTCATAGCTCAGCTCCTGCTCCCCAGGAGCCTCCCCTGAGTCACAgctcagctcctgccccccaggagcCCCCCACGGGTCACAGGTCAGATCCTGCCCCGCAGCAGACCCCCCTGAGTCAGGGCACCATAGAtcatggcctgggcccccagcCTGGCACTGTGGATCATGGGtcagagcctgccccccagcagagCCCCCCGGCTCGGCCCCCCGCCTCCCAGCCAGGCGAGCGCCCCTACCCGTGCCTGGTGTGTGGGAAGCGGTTCTCCCGCAGCTCCAACCTGGTGGCCCACCAGCGGATCCATGCGGGCGACAAGCCGTTCCGCTGCCCGGAGTGCGGGCGGGGCTTCCTGCGGGGCTCCAACCTGCGGACGCACCGGCGCCTGCACACGGGCGAGCGCCCCTACCCCTGCCCCGAGTGCGGCAAGCGCTTCGGCGACACCTCCGTGCTGGTCAAGCACCAGCGCATCCACACGGGCGAGCGCCCGCACCGCTGCCCCGACTGCCCCCGCCGCTTCAGCCAGGCCTCGGACCTGGTGGCCCACCGGCGGGTGCACACGGGCGAGAAGCCCTACGTCTGTGCCGAGTGCGGGCGCGGCTTCAGCCGCAGCTCCAACCTGCTGACACACCAGCGGCTGCACCGCGGCGAGCgcccctacccctgcccccagtgcggCAAGAGCTTCGGCCAGAGCTCGGacctgctgcagcaccagcgcaGCCACACCGGCGAGCGGCCCTTCGCCTGCGCCCAGTGTGGCAAAGCCTTCAGCAAGGGCTCCACCCTCACCGGGCACCAGCGCATCCACACGGGCGAGCGGCCCTTCGCCTGCCCCACCTGCGGCAAGCGTTTCCGGCACAGCTCCCACCTGACGGCCCACCTGCGGGTGCACGCCCGGGAGCGGCCACTGTGA
- the LOC127032742 gene encoding zinc finger protein 628-like isoform X9: protein MERGAEPGVPGAQGAQETPRDACTGDGPVSEAEEWDPQPEGHERVGPQRMVPGRHQENDLPSPGACEHQRENPAGERDADSAPHGAGDEGLNESMIRAAGTPHSSAPASRGTGEGLNESTIQAAGTPRNSALALNESMIQPVGSPCSSAPALNESTIRAAGMPHGSALVLNKSMIQPVGSPCSSAPVLNESTIWPAGTPHSSVPALNESTIRAAGMPHSSALAPRSSVPAPHGAGEALNESTIRAAGSPHSSASMLNEFMIRPAGTPHSSVLAPRGAGEALNESTIQPAGTPHSSAPALNESTIQPAGTPHSSVPAPRGAGEALNESTVRPAGMPRSSAPVLNESTVRPAGMPRSSAPAPQPGIGAPARATGPPTPGRQYVCPECGRAFGQSSHLTQHLRIHTGERPYVCPDCGRAFSASSNFLAHRRTHTGEKPYDCCVCGRSFRASSTLQRHRRLHTGERPYRCGHCGRAFSQSSSLAKHRRLHTGERPYRCGHCGDAFAVQSGLAAHRSRHTGERPFACPDCSKRFRRSSDLVQHQRAHTGERPFRCGHCGAGFSLASTLLNHQRGHTGERPYRCQRCGASFARSSTLARHRRGHGPEGAGRQEAEPAPQPGPLSQGSCPLPQPGTLGHSSEPLSGQDTLTQPGPLGHSSAPVTLQPPTGHGSAPAPQQPPMDHGSAPAPQEPRMGHRSDPSPQHPPMGHGSAPAPQEPPMGHGSAPAPQEPLTGHRSDPAPQQNPLGHSSAPAPQEPPLSHSSAPAPQEPPTGHRSDPAPQQTPLSQGTIDHGLGPQPGTVDHGSEPAPQQSPPARPPASQPGERPYPCLVCGKRFSRSSNLVAHQRIHAGDKPFRCPECGRGFLRGSNLRTHRRLHTGERPYPCPECGKRFGDTSVLVKHQRIHTGERPHRCPDCPRRFSQASDLVAHRRVHTGEKPYVCAECGRGFSRSSNLLTHQRLHRGERPYPCPQCGKSFGQSSDLLQHQRSHTGERPFACAQCGKAFSKGSTLTGHQRIHTGERPFACPTCGKRFRHSSHLTAHLRVHARERPL, encoded by the exons ATGGAGcgaggggcagagccaggggtcccAGGTGCCCAGGGCGCTCAGGAGACCCCGAGAGacgcctgcacag GCGATGGGCCGGTCAGCGAGGCTGAGGAGTGGGATCCCCAGCCGGAAGGGCACGAGCGAGTGGGGCCACAGAGGATGGTACCGGGACGACACCAGGAGAATgatctgcccagcccaggtgcCTGCGAGCACCAGCGGGAAAAccctgctggggagagagacgCAGACTCGGCTCCCCATGGGGCAGGCGACGAGGGGCTGAACGAATCCATGATCCGGGCGGCGGGGAcgccccacagctctgccccagcTTCCCGTGGGACTGGCGAGGGGCTGAACGAATCCACGATCCAGGCAGCGGGAACACCCCGCAACTCTGCCCTGGCACTGAACGAATCCATGATCCAGCCggtggggtcaccctgcagctctGCCCCAGCGCTGAATGAATCCACGATCCGGGCGGCGGGGATGCCCCACGGCTCTGCCCTGGTGCTGAACAAATCCATGATCCAGCCggtggggtcaccctgcagctctGCCCCGGTGCTGAACGAATCCACGATCTGGCCGGCGGGGACGCCCCACAGCTCTGTCCCGGCGCTGAACGAATCCACGATCCGGGCGGCGGGGatgccccacagctctgccctggctccccgcaGCTCTGTCCCGGCTCCCCACGGGGCCGGCGAAGCGCTGAACGAATCCACGATCCGGGCAGCGGGGTCGCCCCACAGCTCTGCCTCGATGCTGAATGAATTCATGATCCGGCCGGCGGGGACGCCCCACAGCTCTGTCCTGGCTCCCCGCGGGGCCGGCGAGGCGCTGAACGAATCCACAATCCAGCCGGCGGggactccccacagctctgccccg GCGCTGAACGAATCCACGATCCAGCCGGCGGGGACGCCCCACAGCTCTGTCCCGGCTCCCCGCGGGGCCGGCGAGGCGCTGAACGAATCCACGGTCCGGCCAGCGGGGATGCCCCGCAGCTCTGCCCCGGTGCTGAACGAATCCACAGTCCGGCCAGCGGGGATGCCCCGCAGCTCTGCCCCAGCGCCCCAGCCGGGGATCGGCGCCCCAGCGAGAGCTACCGGGCCCCCGACCCCCGGGCGGCAGTACGTCTGCCCCGAGTGCGGCCGGGCCTTCGGGCAGAGCTCCCACCTGACGCAGCACCTGCGGATCCACACGGGCGAGCGGCCCTACGTCTGCCCCGACTGCGGCCGGGCCTTCAGCGCCAGCTCCAACTTCCTGGCGCACCGGCGCACGCACACGGGCGAGAAGCCCTACGACTGCTGCGTGTGTGGGCGCAGCTTCCGTGCCAGCTCCACCCTGCAGCGGCACCGGCGCCTGCACACGGGCGAGCGCCCCTACCGCTGCGGGCACTGCGGCCGCGCCTTCTCCCAGAGCTCCTCGCTGGCCAAGCACCGGCGCCTGCACACGGGCGAGCGCCCCTACCGCTGCGGCCACTGCGGGGATGCCTTCGCcgtgcagtcagggctggctgccCACCGCAGCCGGCACACGGGCGAGCGCCCCTTCGCCTGCCCCGACTGCAGCAAGCGCTTCCGGCGCAGCTCCGACCTGGTGCAGCACCAGCGCGcccacaccggggagcggcccttccgctGCGGCCACTGCGGTGCCGGCTTCAGCCTGGCCTCCACCCTGCTCAACCACCAGCGCGgccacaccggggagcggccctaccgcTGCCAGCGCTGCGGGGCCAGCTTCGCCCGCAGCTCCACCCTGGCGCGCCACCGGCGGGGCCACGGGCCTGAGGGCGCCGGGCGGCAGGAGGCAGAGCCCGCCCCCCAGCCGGGCCCCCTGAGTCagggctcctgccccctgccccagccgggCACCCTGGGTCACAGCTCAGAGCCCCTCTCTGGCCAGGACACCCTCACCCAGCCGGGCCCCCTGGGTCACAGCTCAGCTCCtgtcaccctgcagccccccacggGGCATGGGtcagctcctgccccacagcagccccccatgGATCATGggtcagctcctgccccccaggagcCCCGCATGGGTCACAGGTCAGATCCTTCCCCGCAGCACCCCCCTATGGGTCATGggtcagctcctgccccccaggagcCCCCCATGGGTCACGggtcagctcctgccccccaggagcccctcacGGGTCACAGGTCagatcctgccccacagcagaACCCCCTGGGTCATAGCTCAGCTCCTGCTCCCCAGGAGCCTCCCCTGAGTCACAgctcagctcctgccccccaggagcCCCCCACGGGTCACAGGTCAGATCCTGCCCCGCAGCAGACCCCCCTGAGTCAGGGCACCATAGAtcatggcctgggcccccagcCTGGCACTGTGGATCATGGGtcagagcctgccccccagcagagCCCCCCGGCTCGGCCCCCCGCCTCCCAGCCAGGCGAGCGCCCCTACCCGTGCCTGGTGTGTGGGAAGCGGTTCTCCCGCAGCTCCAACCTGGTGGCCCACCAGCGGATCCATGCGGGCGACAAGCCGTTCCGCTGCCCGGAGTGCGGGCGGGGCTTCCTGCGGGGCTCCAACCTGCGGACGCACCGGCGCCTGCACACGGGCGAGCGCCCCTACCCCTGCCCCGAGTGCGGCAAGCGCTTCGGCGACACCTCCGTGCTGGTCAAGCACCAGCGCATCCACACGGGCGAGCGCCCGCACCGCTGCCCCGACTGCCCCCGCCGCTTCAGCCAGGCCTCGGACCTGGTGGCCCACCGGCGGGTGCACACGGGCGAGAAGCCCTACGTCTGTGCCGAGTGCGGGCGCGGCTTCAGCCGCAGCTCCAACCTGCTGACACACCAGCGGCTGCACCGCGGCGAGCgcccctacccctgcccccagtgcggCAAGAGCTTCGGCCAGAGCTCGGacctgctgcagcaccagcgcaGCCACACCGGCGAGCGGCCCTTCGCCTGCGCCCAGTGTGGCAAAGCCTTCAGCAAGGGCTCCACCCTCACCGGGCACCAGCGCATCCACACGGGCGAGCGGCCCTTCGCCTGCCCCACCTGCGGCAAGCGTTTCCGGCACAGCTCCCACCTGACGGCCCACCTGCGGGTGCACGCCCGGGAGCGGCCACTGTGA